Proteins co-encoded in one Paraburkholderia terrae genomic window:
- a CDS encoding DeoR/GlpR family DNA-binding transcription regulator — MWQEDRHQRIRALLSTLKRVSTERIMADLGVSRETVRRDLLDLEALGELRRVHGGAIKPADEAPISERAQAHVKSKRAIAKAATGVVASGQTLFIDAGTTTAALADELAKLANLTIITNSIDVAMKMRGAPDKRESSANEVILLGGSISDRALSTTGETTILDIQRYRADFALLSPVGVDPKHGASNYDRAETEVARAMVANADSVVILADYSKIGQRSRIAYCPPEKIDLLITNRKATEVATFAQLKRKVGKVILA; from the coding sequence ATGTGGCAGGAAGACCGTCATCAACGAATACGCGCGCTGCTCTCGACACTCAAACGCGTGTCGACCGAGCGCATCATGGCGGACCTGGGCGTATCGCGCGAAACCGTGCGGCGCGACCTGCTCGATCTCGAAGCGCTCGGCGAGTTGCGCCGCGTGCATGGCGGCGCGATCAAGCCCGCCGACGAAGCGCCCATCTCCGAACGCGCGCAGGCGCACGTGAAGTCGAAGAGGGCCATCGCGAAGGCGGCGACGGGTGTGGTCGCGAGCGGACAGACGCTTTTCATCGATGCTGGCACGACCACGGCGGCACTCGCCGATGAACTCGCGAAGCTTGCGAACCTGACCATCATCACCAACTCGATCGACGTCGCGATGAAGATGCGTGGCGCGCCGGACAAACGCGAGTCGTCGGCAAACGAAGTCATTCTGCTGGGCGGCTCGATCAGCGACCGCGCGTTGTCCACCACGGGCGAGACGACGATTCTCGATATCCAGCGCTATCGCGCGGATTTCGCGCTGCTGTCGCCTGTTGGCGTCGATCCGAAGCATGGCGCGAGCAACTACGACCGCGCGGAAACAGAAGTCGCGCGCGCGATGGTCGCCAATGCGGATAGCGTCGTGATACTCGCGGACTACAGCAAGATCGGCCAGCGCAGCCGCATCGCGTATTGCCCGCCCGAGAAGATCGATCTGCTGATTACCAATCGCAAGGCGACGGAAGTCGCGACGTTCGCGCAACTCAAGCGCAAAGTGGGCAAGGTGATACTTGCCTGA
- a CDS encoding ABC transporter permease: MNRQSRVGAWTAMIVGSLYFLIPLIATFEFSLRMRRGTYSFDAYKVVLGDPHFQASFGYSILMALLTIVVGVLLVVPTAYWVQLRLPKLRGIVEFITLLPLVVPAIVIVFGYLRIYNSSSILPLTSNERATDLLLVFGYVTLSLPYMYRAVDAGLRAVDIRSLTEAAECLGANWPTILFKVIFPNIRSGILSGAFLTFAVVIGEFTLASLLDRPAFGPYLQLIGANRAYEPSALAIIAFAVTWASMGLIQVFGSARTLAAQKP, from the coding sequence ATGAACAGGCAATCGCGCGTGGGCGCATGGACGGCGATGATCGTCGGCTCCCTGTACTTTTTGATTCCGCTGATCGCGACCTTCGAATTCAGTCTGCGCATGCGGCGCGGCACGTACAGCTTCGATGCGTACAAGGTTGTGCTTGGCGACCCGCATTTTCAGGCGTCGTTCGGCTATTCGATTTTGATGGCGCTACTGACGATCGTCGTCGGCGTGCTGCTCGTCGTGCCGACGGCGTACTGGGTGCAACTGCGTCTGCCGAAGCTGCGCGGCATCGTCGAGTTCATCACGCTGCTGCCGCTCGTCGTGCCTGCCATCGTGATCGTGTTCGGCTATCTGCGCATCTACAACAGCAGTTCGATCCTGCCGCTCACGTCGAACGAACGCGCGACCGATCTGCTGCTCGTGTTCGGCTACGTGACGCTGTCGTTGCCGTACATGTACCGCGCGGTCGATGCCGGCCTGCGCGCCGTCGATATCCGCTCGCTGACGGAAGCGGCCGAATGCCTCGGCGCGAACTGGCCGACCATTCTCTTCAAGGTGATCTTTCCGAATATCCGCTCGGGCATTCTGTCGGGCGCGTTTCTCACCTTTGCGGTCGTGATCGGCGAGTTCACGCTCGCGAGCCTGCTGGACCGGCCGGCGTTCGGCCCGTATCTGCAGCTGATCGGCGCGAACCGCGCGTACGAGCCGTCGGCGCTCGCGATCATCGCGTTCGCGGTCACGTGGGCGTCGATGGGACTGATACAGGTGTTCGGCTCCGCGCGCACGCTCGCCGCGCAAAAACCCTGA
- a CDS encoding ABC transporter substrate-binding protein, with amino-acid sequence MKPTTLRCFISASALAGVAAAGSAVAAPPDALVAAAKQEGQLTVIALPHDWCGYGPMIADFSKKYGIKVNELNPDAGSGDEVEAIKANKGNKGPQAPDVIDVGLSFGPAAKAQGLLQPYKVSTWKSIANENKDPEGYWTGDYYGVLSFEVNADMIDKVPTDWADLQKSDYKNAVSLAGDPRSANQAIQGVYAAGLSAAKGDASKAAQAGLKYFADLNKNGNFVPVIGKAASLAQGTTPIIVRWDYNALADRDTLKGNPKVQVVVPKTGVVAGVYVQAISAYAPHPNAAKLWLEYLYSDEGQIGWLTGYCHPIRYNELVSQKKVPQALLDKLPPASAYKNAVFPTLQQQDATKEVVTKQWDSVVGANVK; translated from the coding sequence ATGAAACCGACCACGTTGCGTTGTTTCATTTCGGCGTCGGCGCTGGCCGGCGTGGCCGCCGCGGGGAGTGCCGTCGCAGCGCCGCCCGATGCGCTCGTCGCAGCGGCGAAGCAGGAAGGACAGCTGACCGTGATCGCACTGCCGCATGACTGGTGCGGCTATGGTCCGATGATCGCGGACTTCTCCAAGAAATACGGCATCAAGGTCAACGAGCTGAACCCGGACGCAGGTTCGGGCGATGAAGTGGAAGCGATCAAGGCGAACAAGGGCAACAAGGGTCCGCAGGCGCCCGACGTGATCGACGTGGGTCTGTCGTTCGGTCCGGCGGCAAAGGCGCAAGGTTTGCTGCAGCCGTACAAGGTGTCGACGTGGAAGTCGATCGCGAACGAGAACAAGGACCCCGAAGGCTACTGGACGGGCGACTATTACGGCGTGCTGTCGTTCGAAGTGAACGCCGACATGATCGACAAGGTCCCGACCGACTGGGCCGATCTGCAAAAGTCCGACTACAAGAACGCCGTGTCGCTCGCGGGCGATCCGCGCTCGGCGAACCAGGCAATCCAGGGCGTATACGCCGCCGGTCTTTCCGCTGCCAAGGGCGATGCGAGCAAGGCCGCGCAAGCCGGCCTCAAGTACTTCGCCGATCTGAACAAGAACGGCAACTTCGTACCCGTGATCGGCAAGGCTGCATCGCTCGCGCAAGGCACGACGCCCATCATCGTGCGCTGGGACTACAACGCACTCGCGGATCGCGACACGCTGAAGGGCAATCCGAAGGTGCAGGTGGTCGTGCCGAAGACGGGCGTGGTTGCTGGCGTCTACGTGCAGGCGATCAGCGCCTACGCGCCGCATCCGAACGCCGCGAAGCTGTGGCTGGAATACCTGTACTCGGACGAAGGCCAGATCGGTTGGCTGACGGGCTATTGCCACCCGATCCGCTACAACGAACTGGTGTCGCAGAAGAAGGTGCCGCAGGCGCTGCTCGACAAGCTGCCGCCCGCATCGGCATACAAGAACGCGGTGTTCCCGACACTGCAGCAGCAGGACGCGACGAAGGAAGTCGTGACGAAGCAGTGGGACTCCGTGGTCGGCGCGAACGTCAAGTAA
- a CDS encoding Na/Pi cotransporter family protein — MLILLNLLSGVALLVWGTHIVRTGILRVWGADLRRALARSTNSRAKAFAAGVGVTSLVQSSNATAMIVTSFAAQGMLPLASGLAIMLGADVGTALMARILTLDLSWLSPFLIVFGVPLFLSRKQNRLGQVGRTAIGLGLILLALHLIVEAAQPMMHGAGVRVMFGALTGDTMLDALVGATFAVISYSSLAAVLLTATLASSGVISLKVALCLVVGANLGSGLLALAGTVAQNTAARRLALGSLAFKLAGALLILPFTSLLARGLPVLINNPRESVVGFHVIYNTLRCCACMPLIDAVARACCRVLPERPDPNGQLRPIHLDTASLATPTLALSNAAREVLRIGDIVRAMLDNVSHLIHHNDLTKARDTIRMDDDVDHLYAEVKTYLARISREQLDDADSRRWTDIIALTINLEHAGDIIERIVTDIEEKKIAHRLAFSEEGLSELDDLHTRLVGNLQLGMSVFLNNDLRCAELLLAEKERFRDLERAYSYKHLDRLAGQTLRSVETSALHLDVISDMKRLNSLFCSTAYPVLDAAGALHDTRLRKRMHEEVPAVNAPQQI; from the coding sequence ATGTTGATCCTGTTGAACTTGCTGTCGGGTGTCGCGTTGCTGGTGTGGGGCACGCATATCGTGCGCACCGGCATTCTGCGCGTGTGGGGCGCCGATCTGCGACGCGCGTTGGCGCGCAGCACGAATAGCCGTGCAAAGGCATTCGCAGCAGGTGTCGGCGTCACGAGTCTCGTGCAGAGTAGCAATGCCACGGCGATGATCGTCACGTCGTTCGCGGCTCAAGGCATGCTGCCGCTAGCAAGCGGCCTCGCCATCATGCTCGGCGCGGATGTCGGCACGGCGCTGATGGCGCGCATTCTCACACTCGATCTGTCGTGGCTGTCGCCGTTTCTGATCGTCTTCGGCGTGCCGCTCTTTCTCTCTCGCAAGCAGAACCGTCTGGGCCAGGTCGGCCGCACGGCAATCGGGCTGGGGCTGATTCTGCTGGCGTTGCATCTGATCGTCGAAGCCGCGCAGCCGATGATGCACGGCGCCGGCGTGCGCGTCATGTTCGGCGCATTGACGGGCGACACGATGCTCGACGCGCTGGTCGGCGCGACTTTCGCTGTCATTTCGTATTCGAGTCTCGCAGCCGTGCTGCTGACGGCGACGCTAGCTTCGTCGGGTGTGATCTCGCTGAAGGTGGCGCTGTGTCTCGTGGTCGGCGCGAACCTCGGCAGCGGACTGCTCGCGCTGGCGGGCACGGTCGCGCAGAACACGGCGGCGCGCCGTCTTGCGCTCGGCAGCCTCGCGTTCAAGCTCGCGGGCGCACTGCTGATCCTGCCGTTCACGTCGCTGCTCGCGCGTGGCTTGCCTGTCCTGATCAACAATCCCCGCGAATCCGTAGTCGGCTTCCATGTGATCTACAACACGCTGCGCTGCTGCGCATGCATGCCGCTGATCGATGCCGTCGCGCGGGCTTGCTGCCGCGTGCTGCCCGAGCGGCCGGACCCGAACGGTCAGCTTCGTCCGATTCATCTCGACACCGCATCACTTGCGACGCCCACGCTCGCGCTGTCGAATGCCGCGCGCGAAGTGCTGCGCATCGGCGACATCGTGCGGGCGATGCTCGACAACGTCTCGCATCTGATCCATCACAACGATCTGACCAAGGCGCGCGACACGATTCGCATGGACGACGACGTCGATCATCTCTATGCCGAGGTCAAAACCTATCTCGCGCGCATTTCACGTGAGCAACTCGATGACGCCGACAGCCGCCGCTGGACCGACATCATCGCGCTGACGATCAACCTCGAGCATGCGGGCGACATCATCGAACGCATCGTCACCGACATCGAAGAGAAGAAGATTGCGCACCGGCTCGCGTTTTCAGAAGAGGGCTTGAGCGAACTCGACGATCTGCACACGCGGCTGGTCGGCAACCTGCAACTGGGCATGTCGGTGTTCCTGAACAACGACCTGCGTTGCGCGGAGTTGCTGCTCGCGGAGAAGGAGCGTTTCCGCGATCTCGAGCGCGCGTATTCGTACAAGCATCTCGACCGGCTCGCGGGTCAGACGTTGCGCAGCGTCGAAACGAGCGCGCTGCATCTCGACGTGATCAGCGATATGAAGCGGCTCAACTCGCTGTTCTGTTCGACCGCTTACCCGGTGCTAGATGCTGCAGGTGCGCTGCACGACACGCGGTTGCGCAAGCGCATGCATGAAGAGGTGCCGGCCGTGAACGCGCCGCAGCAAATCTGA
- a CDS encoding ABC transporter permease gives MSASSGAGPGGQADLLVPSVPQPAPKVDGPGRTSPVWTWIGVLPFFIFALLFLILPTGFLMVGAFQDAQGHFTFANMRELFQEGVMDAYWISFKVSAASAFGGAVLGSLLAWAAVHGKLPGWIRPTLMTFSGVASNFAGVPLAFAFICTLGRVGLVTVLLKKYADINLYSTGFSILSFWGLTITYLYFQIPLMVLIITPALDGLKREWREACDCLGGTAYQYWRHVALPVLWPSVLGATLLLFANSFGAVATAYALTGSSLNIVTILLYAQIRGDVLHNQNLGYALALGMILVTGLSNGGYIWLRSRVERGRR, from the coding sequence ATGAGCGCTTCATCGGGAGCCGGGCCGGGCGGTCAGGCGGACCTGCTGGTTCCGTCCGTGCCGCAACCTGCGCCGAAGGTCGACGGCCCGGGCCGGACGTCGCCTGTCTGGACATGGATCGGCGTGCTGCCGTTCTTCATCTTCGCGCTGCTGTTTCTGATTCTGCCGACGGGCTTCCTGATGGTCGGCGCGTTCCAGGACGCGCAAGGCCATTTCACGTTCGCCAACATGCGCGAGCTGTTCCAGGAAGGCGTGATGGACGCCTACTGGATCAGCTTCAAGGTCAGCGCGGCTTCGGCATTCGGCGGCGCGGTGCTCGGCTCGCTGCTCGCGTGGGCGGCCGTGCATGGCAAGCTGCCAGGCTGGATTCGACCGACGCTGATGACGTTCTCCGGCGTCGCCTCGAACTTTGCGGGCGTGCCGCTCGCGTTCGCGTTCATCTGCACATTGGGGCGCGTCGGTCTCGTGACCGTGCTGCTGAAGAAGTACGCGGACATCAATCTCTATTCGACGGGCTTTAGCATCCTGAGCTTCTGGGGCCTGACGATCACCTACCTGTATTTCCAGATTCCGTTGATGGTGCTGATCATCACGCCCGCACTCGACGGCCTGAAGCGCGAATGGCGCGAGGCGTGCGATTGCCTCGGTGGCACGGCTTATCAGTATTGGCGTCATGTCGCGTTGCCCGTGCTGTGGCCGAGCGTGCTAGGCGCGACGCTGCTGCTGTTCGCGAACTCGTTCGGCGCGGTGGCGACGGCGTATGCGTTGACGGGCAGCTCGCTGAACATCGTGACGATTCTGCTCTACGCCCAGATTCGCGGCGACGTGTTGCACAACCAGAATCTCGGCTATGCGCTCGCGCTCGGCATGATTCTCGTGACGGGGCTGTCGAATGGCGGCTATATCTGGCTGCGTTCGCGCGTTGAAAGGGGGCGCCGATGA
- the ugpQ gene encoding glycerophosphodiester phosphodiesterase, with the protein MGNGIDQALIADWPYPRLVAHRIGGKLAPENTLAGFEMCARFGYKMIEFDAKLSSDDQIFLLHDDDLDRTTSGHGPAAQHTWHQLASLDAGAWFDPRFADERLPTLSQVAARCAVDAIAANIEIKPCPGRDEITGRLVALAAKDLWRAQKPLLSSFSFEALKAARDAAPSLPRGMLFEALPDDWLAIVRELGCVSLHADHKHLTQQNIRAIRDAGLRVLAYTVNEPARARELAKWGVDMICTDRLDMIGADVVN; encoded by the coding sequence ATGGGCAACGGGATCGATCAGGCATTAATCGCAGACTGGCCGTATCCACGGCTCGTCGCGCATCGCATCGGGGGCAAGCTTGCGCCGGAGAACACGCTTGCGGGCTTCGAGATGTGCGCGCGCTTCGGCTACAAGATGATCGAGTTCGACGCGAAGCTCTCTTCCGACGACCAGATCTTCCTGCTGCACGACGACGACCTGGACCGCACGACCAGCGGCCACGGCCCCGCCGCGCAACATACATGGCATCAACTGGCATCGCTCGATGCAGGCGCCTGGTTCGATCCGCGCTTCGCAGACGAACGCCTGCCGACGCTCTCACAAGTGGCGGCGCGCTGCGCGGTCGACGCGATTGCAGCGAACATTGAAATCAAGCCTTGTCCTGGCCGCGACGAAATCACGGGGCGCCTTGTCGCGCTCGCGGCCAAAGACCTGTGGCGCGCGCAGAAGCCGCTCCTGTCTTCGTTCTCATTCGAAGCATTGAAAGCCGCGCGCGACGCCGCGCCGTCGCTGCCGCGCGGCATGTTGTTCGAGGCGCTGCCCGACGACTGGCTCGCCATCGTGCGCGAACTCGGCTGCGTATCGCTGCATGCCGACCACAAGCATCTGACGCAACAGAACATCCGCGCGATCCGTGATGCCGGCCTGCGCGTGCTCGCGTACACGGTGAACGAGCCGGCCCGCGCGCGTGAACTGGCGAAGTGGGGCGTTGACATGATTTGTACCGATCGCCTCGATATGATCGGCGCGGACGTCGTGAACTAA
- the lipA gene encoding lipoyl synthase — protein MTDVTANPAASSPVNAAAPAPYDATAKQKAQAKTARIPIKIVPIEKLKKPDWIRVKAATGSSRFYEIKQILREHNLHTVCEEASCPNIGECFGKGTATFMIMGDKCTRRCPFCDVGHGRPDPLDPEEPLNLARTIAALKLKYVVITSVDRDDLRDGGAAHFVECIAKTRELSPETRIEILTPDFRGRLDRAIGILNAAPPDVMNHNLETVPRLYKEARPGSDYAHSLKLLKDFKALHPHVATKSGLMVGLGETEEEILQVMRDLREHNVDMLTIGQYLQPSEHHLPVRAYVHPDTFKMYEEEAYKMGFTHAAVGAMVRSSYHADVQAHDAGVV, from the coding sequence GCTCCGGCGCCCTACGACGCGACCGCCAAGCAGAAGGCGCAAGCCAAGACCGCGCGCATTCCGATCAAGATCGTTCCGATCGAAAAACTGAAGAAGCCCGACTGGATTCGCGTGAAGGCGGCGACGGGCAGTTCGCGTTTCTACGAGATCAAGCAGATTTTGCGTGAGCACAATTTGCATACGGTGTGCGAGGAAGCGAGCTGCCCGAACATCGGCGAGTGCTTCGGCAAGGGCACCGCGACGTTCATGATCATGGGCGACAAATGCACGCGCCGTTGCCCGTTCTGCGACGTTGGTCACGGGCGCCCGGATCCACTCGATCCGGAAGAGCCGCTGAACCTCGCGCGCACGATTGCCGCGCTGAAGCTGAAGTACGTGGTGATTACGAGCGTCGATCGCGACGATCTGCGGGATGGTGGCGCGGCGCACTTCGTCGAGTGCATCGCGAAGACGCGTGAGCTGTCGCCCGAAACGCGCATCGAAATTTTGACGCCGGACTTCCGTGGCCGTCTCGATCGCGCAATCGGCATCCTGAATGCGGCGCCGCCTGATGTGATGAACCACAATCTTGAAACGGTGCCGCGTCTGTACAAGGAAGCGCGCCCCGGTTCGGACTATGCGCATTCGCTGAAACTGCTGAAGGACTTCAAGGCGCTGCATCCGCATGTCGCGACGAAGTCTGGTTTGATGGTCGGGCTTGGCGAAACGGAAGAAGAAATCCTGCAGGTGATGCGCGATCTGCGCGAGCACAACGTCGATATGCTGACGATTGGGCAGTACCTGCAGCCGTCGGAGCACCATCTGCCAGTGCGTGCGTATGTGCATCCGGATACGTTCAAGATGTACGAGGAAGAAGCGTACAAGATGGGGTTCACGCATGCGGCCGTTGGCGCGATGGTGCGGTCGAGTTATCACGCTGATGTGCAGGCACACGATGCGGGTGTAGTGTGA
- a CDS encoding dicarboxylate/amino acid:cation symporter — protein sequence MKKPFYKVLYVQVIVAIIIGIALGHFYPALATDMKPLGDGFIKLIKMVIGPIIFCTVVTGIAGMEDMKKVGRVGGKALLYFEIVSTFALVLGLAATHLLKPGVGFNIDPATLDGKAVASYAAKAHGQTTVDFFMHIIPDTLSSAFAQGEILQILLIALLFGAVLATAGDKGKPVVNFIESLSHILFGIVKIITKLAPIGAFGAMAFTIGKYGIGSLVPMLKLIGTFYLTSIVFVVVVLGIIARMVGFNILRFVAYIKEEMLIVLGTSSSEAALPQLMLKLEKLGCSRSVVGLVVPTGYSFNLDGTNIYMTMAVLFIAQATNTDLTWGQQLTLLAVTMLTSKGASGVTGAGFITLAATLAVVPTIPLSGMVLILGIDRFMSECRALTNIVGNGVATIVVSAWEKELDRAKLRSEMRRDVSVSEAAEV from the coding sequence GTGAAGAAACCTTTCTATAAAGTCCTCTACGTGCAGGTGATCGTCGCGATCATCATCGGCATTGCGCTGGGGCACTTCTATCCCGCGCTCGCCACCGACATGAAGCCGCTCGGCGACGGGTTCATCAAGCTCATCAAGATGGTGATCGGCCCGATCATCTTCTGCACCGTGGTGACGGGCATCGCGGGCATGGAAGACATGAAGAAGGTCGGGCGCGTCGGCGGCAAGGCGCTGCTGTACTTCGAAATCGTGTCGACGTTCGCACTGGTGCTCGGCCTCGCGGCCACGCACCTGCTGAAGCCGGGCGTCGGCTTCAACATCGACCCGGCCACGCTCGACGGCAAGGCAGTTGCGTCGTACGCCGCGAAGGCGCACGGCCAGACGACCGTCGATTTCTTCATGCACATCATTCCGGACACGCTGTCGTCGGCGTTCGCGCAGGGTGAAATCCTGCAGATCCTGCTGATCGCGCTGCTGTTCGGCGCGGTGCTGGCAACGGCAGGCGACAAGGGCAAGCCGGTGGTGAACTTCATCGAAAGCCTGTCGCACATCCTGTTCGGCATCGTGAAGATCATCACGAAGCTGGCGCCGATCGGCGCGTTCGGTGCGATGGCGTTCACGATCGGCAAGTACGGCATCGGCTCGCTGGTTCCGATGCTCAAGCTGATCGGCACGTTCTATCTGACGTCGATCGTGTTCGTGGTCGTGGTGCTCGGTATCATCGCGCGCATGGTCGGCTTCAACATCCTGCGCTTCGTTGCGTACATCAAGGAAGAGATGCTGATCGTGCTGGGCACGAGTTCGTCGGAAGCCGCATTGCCGCAACTGATGCTGAAGCTCGAAAAGCTCGGCTGCTCGCGCTCGGTGGTGGGCCTCGTCGTGCCGACGGGCTACTCGTTCAACCTCGATGGCACGAACATCTACATGACGATGGCCGTGCTCTTCATCGCGCAGGCAACCAACACCGACCTCACGTGGGGCCAGCAGTTGACGCTGCTCGCGGTGACGATGCTGACGTCGAAGGGCGCAAGCGGCGTGACGGGCGCAGGCTTCATCACGCTCGCCGCAACGCTCGCCGTCGTGCCGACCATTCCGCTGTCGGGCATGGTGCTGATCCTCGGTATCGACCGCTTCATGAGCGAATGCCGCGCGCTGACGAACATCGTCGGCAACGGTGTGGCGACGATCGTCGTGTCGGCCTGGGAAAAGGAACTGGACCGTGCGAAGCTGCGTAGCGAGATGCGCCGCGATGTGTCGGTTAGCGAAGCGGCTGAGGTCTGA
- a CDS encoding ABC transporter ATP-binding protein, with amino-acid sequence MAFLEIDNLHKAFGANTALHHFDMKIERGEFITFLGPSGCGKTTVLRMIAGFESPTRGTIRLDGRDVTHLRTRQRKVGMVFQSYALFPNMTVADNIGFGLKIAHRPQSEIKQRVDEMLQLIKLPHLGERYPWQLSGGQQQRVALARALAGKPQVLLLDEPLSALDAKIRISLRQDIRALQRELGITSIFVTHDQEEALSISDRIVVMNEGRVEQVGTPLEIYNFPRTRFVASFVGTLNILSGHVVDPSTGRMAVDGQELHTTQALPADDTGKKRMLALRPEAIVLEPPVAGRNTLTATVEDVSFLGAIVRIRTRVKDEVISLDVFNDPNRRLPERGQPVALGFSHENLLVLEEGVQG; translated from the coding sequence ATGGCATTTCTTGAGATCGACAATCTGCACAAGGCGTTCGGCGCGAACACAGCGCTGCATCACTTCGACATGAAGATCGAGCGCGGCGAGTTCATCACGTTCCTCGGACCGTCGGGTTGCGGCAAGACGACGGTGCTGCGCATGATCGCGGGCTTCGAATCGCCGACGCGCGGCACGATCCGCCTCGACGGCCGCGACGTCACGCATCTGCGCACGCGCCAGCGTAAGGTCGGCATGGTGTTCCAGTCGTATGCGCTGTTTCCGAACATGACGGTTGCGGACAACATCGGCTTCGGGCTGAAGATCGCGCATCGTCCGCAAAGCGAGATCAAGCAGCGCGTCGACGAAATGCTGCAACTAATCAAGCTGCCGCATCTGGGCGAGCGGTATCCGTGGCAACTGTCGGGCGGTCAGCAGCAGCGTGTCGCGCTGGCGCGCGCGCTCGCGGGCAAGCCGCAAGTGCTGTTGCTCGACGAGCCGCTGTCGGCCCTCGACGCGAAGATCCGCATTTCGCTGCGGCAGGACATTCGCGCGCTGCAGCGCGAACTCGGCATCACGTCGATCTTCGTCACGCACGATCAGGAAGAAGCGCTATCGATTTCCGACCGTATCGTCGTGATGAACGAAGGCCGCGTCGAGCAGGTCGGCACGCCGCTCGAAATCTACAACTTTCCGCGCACGCGGTTCGTTGCGTCGTTCGTCGGCACGCTGAATATTCTGTCGGGGCATGTGGTCGATCCGTCCACGGGCCGCATGGCCGTCGACGGCCAGGAATTGCACACCACGCAGGCGCTGCCCGCCGACGATACCGGCAAGAAGCGGATGCTCGCGCTGCGTCCCGAGGCGATCGTGCTGGAACCGCCCGTCGCGGGCCGCAACACGCTGACGGCGACCGTCGAAGACGTGAGCTTTCTCGGCGCGATCGTGCGCATCCGGACCCGCGTGAAAGACGAGGTGATTTCGCTCGACGTCTTCAACGATCCGAACCGCCGTTTGCCCGAACGCGGTCAGCCGGTGGCGCTCGGTTTCTCGCATGAGAACCTTCTGGTGCTCGAAGAAGGCGTTCAGGGTTAG